A single window of Acetohalobium arabaticum DSM 5501 DNA harbors:
- a CDS encoding DegT/DnrJ/EryC1/StrS family aminotransferase, protein MKVPLLDLKEQYEGIKDEIQEAINDVLDSTRYIMGKHVEGLEEEVADYCDTEYGIGVASGTDALLLSLKALDIGPGDEVIVPTFTFFATAGVVSRLGATPVFADIDPVTYNITPEEIEDKITDKTKAIIPVHLYGQPAEMNGIMDIADRYDLKVVEDACQAIGAEYKGTQVGNFGDAAALSFFPSKNLGGYGDGGMVLTNDEELAQRIKRLRVHGAEPKYHHKEVGYNSRLDAIQAAVLRVKLKYLDEWTEGRQRVAETYDRLFEEYGLENEIVLPEKKIADSKHVYHQYVIRVDNRDELQKTLKEAGVSTSIYYPKPLHLQECYEDLGYQKGDLPVAEKACEEVLALPIDPALKKGQIKYVLKKFKL, encoded by the coding sequence TTGAAAGTACCATTATTAGATTTAAAGGAGCAGTATGAAGGAATTAAGGATGAGATTCAAGAAGCCATTAATGATGTTTTAGATAGTACTAGATATATTATGGGGAAGCATGTGGAAGGATTGGAAGAAGAGGTTGCCGATTACTGTGATACTGAATATGGAATTGGAGTAGCTTCGGGAACTGATGCTTTATTATTATCATTAAAAGCACTAGATATAGGTCCTGGTGATGAAGTGATTGTGCCTACATTTACCTTCTTTGCTACAGCAGGAGTGGTTTCGAGATTAGGAGCAACTCCAGTCTTTGCTGATATAGACCCGGTGACTTATAATATTACTCCGGAAGAGATTGAAGATAAGATTACTGATAAGACGAAAGCAATTATACCGGTTCATCTCTATGGACAGCCAGCGGAGATGAACGGGATCATGGATATAGCTGATAGATATGATTTGAAAGTAGTAGAAGATGCTTGTCAAGCAATAGGAGCTGAGTATAAAGGAACACAGGTTGGTAATTTTGGTGATGCTGCGGCATTGAGTTTCTTTCCTTCCAAAAATTTAGGTGGTTACGGCGATGGAGGTATGGTATTAACTAATGATGAAGAATTAGCTCAGAGAATAAAACGATTGAGAGTACATGGAGCTGAGCCTAAGTATCATCATAAGGAAGTAGGTTATAATAGTCGGTTAGATGCTATTCAGGCAGCAGTGCTTAGAGTCAAGCTTAAGTATCTGGATGAGTGGACTGAAGGGCGGCAAAGAGTAGCAGAGACTTATGATAGATTATTTGAAGAATATGGGTTAGAAAATGAGATTGTATTACCGGAGAAGAAAATTGCGGATTCCAAACATGTTTATCATCAATATGTGATTAGAGTAGATAACAGAGATGAATTGCAGAAGACCTTGAAAGAAGCAGGTGTGTCTACTTCTATATATTATCCAAAGCCACTGCATTTGCAGGAGTGTTATGAAGATTTAGGTTATCAGAAAGGTGATTTGCCAGTAGCAGAAAAAGCTTGCGAAGAGGTATTAGCATTGCCGATTGATCCTGCATTAAAAAAAGGACAAATAAAATATGTTTTAAAGAAATTTAAATTATAA
- a CDS encoding acyltransferase, with protein MNKISETAKLGDNVSVGDFSIIKDDVKIGNNVIIGNNVVIHEGTTIGDNIRIDDNTVIGKQPMKAVTSAVSDDELQPPCEIGDGCLIGANTVIYAGCEIGSDCLVADQASIRENVEIGEKTIIGRGVAVENYCQIGSKCKLETNVYITAYSEVEDNCFIAPGVITSNDNFAGRSEERYDYFKGVTVKEGGRIGAGATILPGKVIEEDGFVAAGSTVTKDVPAKKIVAGTPAEIFKDVPEDQLLENQ; from the coding sequence ATGAATAAGATAAGTGAAACGGCTAAGCTTGGTGATAATGTAAGTGTTGGTGATTTTAGTATCATTAAAGATGATGTTAAGATTGGTAATAATGTTATTATCGGTAATAACGTAGTAATTCATGAAGGAACTACGATAGGAGATAATATTCGAATTGATGATAATACGGTGATTGGAAAGCAGCCAATGAAAGCAGTGACTTCGGCAGTCAGTGATGATGAACTACAGCCGCCCTGTGAGATAGGAGATGGCTGTCTGATAGGAGCTAATACAGTAATTTATGCTGGCTGTGAGATTGGTAGTGACTGTCTAGTAGCTGATCAGGCTTCTATTCGTGAGAATGTCGAGATTGGAGAAAAAACGATTATAGGTCGGGGAGTAGCTGTAGAGAATTATTGTCAGATCGGTTCGAAGTGTAAGTTAGAGACTAATGTTTATATTACTGCTTATTCGGAAGTTGAAGATAACTGTTTCATTGCTCCAGGAGTTATAACATCTAATGATAACTTTGCTGGCAGAAGTGAAGAGCGGTATGATTACTTTAAAGGAGTTACTGTCAAAGAAGGCGGCCGTATTGGAGCTGGAGCTACAATTCTCCCGGGCAAGGTAATAGAAGAGGACGGCTTTGTGGCTGCGGGAAGTACAGTAACAAAGGATGTACCGGCGAAGAAGATAGTGGCAGGTACTCCGGCGGAGATATTTAAGGATGTTCCGGAGGATCAGTTGTTGGAGAATCAGTAA
- a CDS encoding Gfo/Idh/MocA family protein: MNNRLGFGIIGCGRISPKHVEGIINNYDEAELVAVSDLVPEKMDEAVDYFKEYIEDDERLKKEINADQNIKKYEDYKELLKDDEVDVVTIATETGYHAEITIDALNAGKHVIVEKAMALSTKDADRMIETADKKGLKLAVCHQNRFNPTVQQLREALQKDRFGRLVHAVASVRWNRNDEYYNMDDWHGTLALDGGILMNQCIHNIDMLCWMMGDVERVTAETDTFLRDIETEDAGMAVVRFKNGAIGLIEGTVCVYPRNLEETFNIFGEQGTVRLAGIAMNEIIDWKFADGAEDEAEKMKEANYETDTVYGYGHNLLFGDMIDAIREDRKPLVDGREGKKAMELVLAIYKSARIGQPIELPLEDYSTTTGVESYE; the protein is encoded by the coding sequence ATGAATAACCGATTAGGCTTTGGTATTATCGGCTGTGGAAGGATATCTCCTAAACATGTTGAAGGTATTATTAATAATTATGATGAGGCAGAGCTAGTTGCTGTTAGTGATTTGGTACCGGAGAAGATGGATGAGGCAGTTGATTACTTTAAAGAGTATATAGAAGATGATGAAAGATTAAAGAAAGAGATTAATGCTGATCAGAATATAAAGAAGTATGAAGACTATAAGGAGTTATTAAAAGATGATGAAGTTGATGTAGTAACGATTGCTACGGAAACGGGATATCATGCGGAGATTACGATTGATGCTTTAAATGCTGGTAAACATGTGATTGTAGAAAAGGCAATGGCTTTATCTACTAAAGATGCAGATAGAATGATTGAAACGGCAGATAAGAAAGGATTGAAGTTAGCAGTTTGTCACCAGAACCGCTTTAACCCTACTGTTCAGCAATTACGGGAAGCTTTGCAAAAAGACCGCTTTGGCCGCTTAGTCCATGCTGTAGCCAGTGTACGTTGGAATCGGAATGATGAGTATTATAATATGGATGACTGGCACGGTACTTTAGCCTTAGACGGCGGAATTTTAATGAATCAATGTATTCATAATATAGATATGTTATGCTGGATGATGGGCGATGTTGAGCGAGTAACGGCAGAAACGGATACTTTCTTACGTGATATTGAGACGGAAGATGCCGGGATGGCGGTTGTTAGATTTAAGAATGGAGCCATCGGTTTAATTGAAGGAACAGTCTGTGTTTATCCACGTAACCTGGAAGAAACGTTCAATATTTTCGGTGAGCAAGGAACAGTTAGATTAGCCGGAATTGCAATGAATGAGATTATTGATTGGAAGTTTGCCGATGGAGCTGAAGATGAAGCCGAGAAGATGAAGGAAGCAAATTATGAAACTGACACAGTCTATGGTTATGGTCATAATCTTTTATTTGGAGATATGATTGATGCTATTCGAGAAGATAGAAAGCCTTTAGTTGATGGTAGAGAAGGTAAGAAAGCAATGGAGTTAGTTTTAGCTATTTATAAATCTGCTCGAATTGGACAACCTATTGAACTGCCGCTAGAAGATTATTCAACGACTACAGGAGTGGAAAGTTATGAATAA
- a CDS encoding nucleotide sugar dehydrogenase has translation MSTVERVVEDQMLASAILKDKIKNKEAVIGVIGLGYVGLPLAVEKAKAGYEVIGFDIQQERVDMVNDGENYIGDVVDEELTDLVDEEMITATTDYQRIEVVDVVAICVPTPLDEYYQPNTEYVEASTTDIAKYLHKGMLIILESTTYPGTTEEIVKPILEETGLKCGEDFFVAFSPERVDPGNKVYNTKNTPKVVGGITSTGTEIAADLYNNVLDSKVHTVSSPSVAEMEKIFENTFRNINIALANEMAILCDKMGIDVWEVINAAKTKPYGFMAFYPGPGLGGHCIPIDPFYLTWKAREHDYHTRLIELAGEINNSMPGFVVGRLMKILNKFKKTLNGADILMLGVAYKSDIDDLRESPALKIIDELKEEGAEIMYNDPHIPEFEHQGVNYASQELTDELLEEADAVLIATAHSAYDYQKIVDKAQVVFDTRNGTEGIEADNVFRL, from the coding sequence ATGAGTACGGTAGAAAGAGTAGTAGAAGATCAAATGTTAGCTAGTGCTATATTGAAGGATAAGATTAAGAATAAGGAAGCAGTAATTGGAGTAATCGGCTTAGGCTATGTAGGATTGCCTTTAGCTGTAGAAAAAGCAAAAGCAGGCTATGAAGTAATTGGTTTTGATATACAACAAGAGAGAGTTGATATGGTTAATGATGGAGAAAATTATATAGGTGATGTGGTTGATGAGGAATTAACTGATTTAGTTGATGAAGAGATGATAACTGCTACTACTGATTATCAACGAATAGAAGTTGTAGATGTAGTAGCTATCTGTGTTCCAACGCCACTGGATGAGTATTATCAGCCGAATACAGAGTATGTTGAAGCTTCAACAACAGATATAGCAAAGTACTTACATAAAGGTATGCTGATTATCTTAGAAAGTACTACTTATCCTGGTACAACTGAGGAGATTGTAAAACCGATTCTAGAAGAGACAGGATTAAAGTGTGGAGAAGACTTTTTTGTAGCTTTTTCTCCCGAGAGAGTAGATCCTGGAAATAAGGTCTATAATACCAAGAATACACCGAAGGTAGTGGGAGGTATTACGTCTACAGGAACTGAGATTGCTGCAGACTTATATAATAATGTATTAGATTCTAAAGTACATACAGTATCGAGTCCTTCGGTAGCAGAGATGGAGAAGATCTTTGAGAATACCTTTAGAAATATCAATATTGCTTTGGCTAATGAAATGGCCATCCTATGTGATAAGATGGGAATAGATGTCTGGGAAGTAATCAATGCTGCCAAGACGAAGCCTTATGGATTTATGGCTTTCTATCCAGGACCAGGATTAGGCGGCCACTGTATTCCGATTGATCCTTTCTATCTTACCTGGAAAGCAAGAGAGCATGATTATCATACTAGGTTAATAGAATTGGCCGGAGAGATCAATAATTCAATGCCGGGTTTTGTAGTAGGTCGGTTAATGAAAATTTTAAATAAATTCAAGAAGACTTTGAATGGAGCAGATATCTTAATGCTGGGAGTGGCCTATAAGAGTGATATTGATGATCTACGGGAGTCTCCGGCTTTAAAGATAATTGATGAGCTGAAGGAAGAGGGAGCAGAAATCATGTATAATGACCCTCATATTCCAGAGTTTGAACATCAGGGAGTTAATTATGCTTCCCAGGAGTTAACTGATGAGCTATTAGAAGAAGCAGATGCAGTCTTGATAGCTACTGCCCATAGTGCGTATGATTATCAAAAAATAGTAGATAAGGCTCAAGTTGTCTTTGATACTCGCAATGGAACTGAAGGAATAGAAGCAGATAATGTATTTAGGCTATAG
- a CDS encoding DUF2061 domain-containing protein yields the protein MNSNILKDITWRIIGSFITALITYIILQDVKVVSIIILIEVITKMIAYYFHERSWNRIQRGRDYKENRIIIHKNE from the coding sequence ATGAATAGTAACATATTAAAAGATATTACCTGGCGGATAATTGGTTCTTTTATAACAGCTTTGATAACTTATATTATACTACAGGATGTAAAAGTTGTTAGCATTATTATTTTAATTGAAGTAATTACTAAAATGATTGCTTATTACTTCCATGAAAGGTCATGGAATAGAATTCAACGCGGTCGAGATTATAAGGAAAATAGAATAATTATTCATAAGAATGAGTAA
- a CDS encoding GTP-binding protein gives MATELAEEKEDLNIVIAGHVDHGKSTIIGRLLADTDSLPEGKLEQVKETCRKNSKPFEYAFLLDALKDEQSQGITIDSARCFFETDKREYIILDAPGHIEFLKNMVTGAARAEAALLVIDADEGIQENSKRHGYMLSMLGIDQIVVLVNKMDLVDYDQDVYNEIVEDYTKFLHEIDIEPETFVPVSGMEGDNIASLSDNTPWYEDETVLEVLDSFDAEELPMDKPFRMPVQDVYKFTKGGDNRRIVAGTITSGQVSVGDEVVFYPSGKKSTVKSIEGFNKPTTVSASVGESTGFTLEEQIYITRGEVATIDDEPQPEATSRIRANIFWLGRNEMTKNKEYHLKLGTTKVRARIEEIKRVIDASDLSQNEAKNEIERHDVAECILKLDKAIAFDLANEIAETSRFVIVDEYEIAGGGIVQEALEDKQSWVREKVMLRNYKWEKSHITNDERAEKYNQKSTLVLITGEEDVGKKPTAKALEKRLFNDGKIVYFLGIGNVLYGVDADIKGTEENNHREEHLRRLAEVSNIMLDAGAILAVTAVELTQDDLELIKTTVNPDKIETVWLGEDVTTDINYDLHIPEFEDEKEAAGKIKGLLQERGIIFKPW, from the coding sequence ATGGCTACGGAATTAGCTGAAGAGAAGGAAGATTTGAATATAGTTATTGCTGGTCATGTTGATCATGGTAAGAGTACGATTATTGGTAGGTTATTGGCTGATACGGATTCTTTACCTGAAGGTAAGCTTGAACAGGTTAAGGAGACTTGTCGTAAGAATTCTAAGCCGTTTGAGTATGCTTTCTTGTTGGATGCTCTAAAGGATGAACAGTCGCAGGGAATTACTATAGATTCGGCGCGGTGTTTCTTTGAGACGGATAAGCGGGAGTATATTATTCTCGATGCGCCAGGACATATTGAGTTTTTGAAGAATATGGTGACAGGAGCAGCTAGAGCTGAGGCTGCTCTGTTGGTGATTGATGCTGATGAAGGAATCCAGGAGAATTCTAAGCGGCACGGTTATATGTTATCGATGTTGGGGATTGATCAGATAGTTGTGTTGGTCAATAAGATGGATTTAGTTGATTATGATCAGGATGTATATAACGAAATAGTAGAGGATTACACTAAATTTCTACATGAGATAGATATTGAACCAGAGACTTTTGTACCGGTTAGCGGTATGGAAGGAGATAATATTGCTAGTTTATCTGATAATACGCCGTGGTATGAAGATGAGACTGTGCTGGAAGTGCTGGACAGCTTTGATGCGGAAGAGTTACCGATGGACAAACCCTTTAGAATGCCGGTTCAGGATGTCTATAAGTTCACTAAAGGCGGCGACAACCGCCGGATTGTGGCGGGGACTATAACCTCTGGACAGGTCAGTGTTGGCGATGAGGTAGTGTTTTATCCTTCGGGGAAGAAGAGTACGGTTAAGTCGATTGAAGGCTTTAACAAACCAACAACAGTTAGTGCCAGTGTAGGAGAGTCTACGGGCTTTACGCTGGAGGAACAGATCTATATTACCCGCGGTGAGGTAGCTACTATTGATGATGAGCCGCAGCCGGAGGCTACATCGCGGATTAGAGCCAATATCTTCTGGTTAGGTAGAAATGAGATGACTAAGAATAAAGAGTACCATTTGAAGCTCGGTACGACTAAAGTAAGAGCCAGAATTGAAGAGATAAAACGAGTGATTGATGCTTCGGATTTAAGCCAGAATGAAGCCAAGAATGAGATAGAGAGACATGATGTAGCTGAGTGTATCTTGAAGCTAGATAAAGCAATTGCCTTCGATTTAGCCAATGAAATAGCTGAGACCAGCCGGTTTGTAATTGTAGATGAGTATGAAATTGCCGGCGGCGGTATAGTACAGGAAGCCTTAGAGGATAAGCAGAGCTGGGTTCGAGAGAAGGTAATGCTGAGAAACTATAAATGGGAGAAGAGCCATATCACTAATGATGAACGAGCGGAAAAGTATAATCAGAAGTCGACTTTAGTCTTAATTACTGGCGAAGAAGATGTTGGTAAGAAGCCGACGGCTAAGGCATTAGAGAAGAGATTATTTAATGATGGCAAGATAGTTTACTTCTTAGGAATCGGTAATGTCTTATATGGTGTAGATGCGGATATTAAAGGAACGGAAGAGAATAATCATCGGGAAGAGCACTTAAGGAGACTTGCGGAAGTATCCAATATTATGTTAGACGCAGGTGCTATTTTAGCTGTAACTGCTGTGGAATTAACTCAGGATGATCTAGAGTTGATAAAGACTACTGTGAATCCGGATAAGATAGAGACAGTCTGGTTAGGAGAGGATGTAACTACGGATATTAATTATGATTTACATATACCGGAGTTTGAGGATGAGAAGGAAGCAGCAGGTAAGATTAAAGGATTATTACAGGAGCGAGGGATTATATTTAAGCCGTGGTAA
- the ltrA gene encoding group II intron reverse transcriptase/maturase, translating into MGTKLDRMAEVARTRPKERFTSLIHLINEEMLIMCHHELDANKAAGIDEVIKSKYEENLRDNVRDLVARMKKQAYKPQPVKRVYIEKDNGKKRPLGIPTYEDKLVQKALTKIFNAIYEEDFLECSFGFRPNRSCHDALRSLGKIINKPGIQYVVDTDIKGFFDNVNHKWMMKFLDNRIQDPNLQRLVVRFLRAGIMEEGEKWKTTQGTPQGGVCSPILANLYLHHVIDLWFDRIVRKHLEGEAYMVRYADDIIFCFETKEDVDRFYKALQGRLSKFELELSEEKTKIVKLTDDDDDSNGTFDFLGFTHYMGKCKDGIKRLKRKTSKKRFRRGIKQFKDWIRSSRILPVKEFMRQLNRKLIGTYNYYAVSDNWRSMQRFFRRIRKLVYKWLNRRSQKKSFGWDKFKLFLNKYQIVKPKIKVNLY; encoded by the coding sequence ATGGGAACGAAACTGGATAGAATGGCAGAGGTAGCTAGAACTAGACCTAAAGAGAGGTTTACTTCTCTAATACACTTAATCAATGAAGAGATGCTGATTATGTGTCACCATGAACTGGATGCTAATAAGGCAGCCGGCATAGATGAAGTTATTAAATCTAAATATGAAGAAAACTTACGGGATAATGTAAGGGACCTGGTTGCTCGAATGAAAAAGCAGGCATACAAGCCTCAGCCAGTAAAGCGGGTATATATTGAAAAGGATAATGGTAAGAAAAGGCCTTTAGGGATTCCAACATATGAAGATAAGTTAGTACAGAAAGCATTGACGAAAATATTTAATGCTATCTACGAGGAGGATTTTCTGGAATGTTCCTTTGGATTTCGTCCCAACCGTAGTTGTCATGACGCACTAAGGTCACTGGGGAAAATAATTAATAAACCCGGGATACAATATGTAGTAGATACAGATATTAAAGGATTTTTCGATAATGTGAATCATAAGTGGATGATGAAGTTTCTGGATAACCGTATCCAAGATCCAAATTTACAACGTCTGGTTGTTAGATTTCTTCGTGCTGGTATAATGGAAGAGGGAGAGAAATGGAAGACAACTCAGGGAACTCCGCAGGGCGGAGTCTGCTCTCCAATACTTGCAAATTTATATCTTCACCATGTTATAGACCTCTGGTTTGATCGTATAGTCCGGAAACACTTAGAAGGGGAGGCATACATGGTGAGATATGCAGATGATATAATTTTCTGTTTTGAGACTAAAGAAGATGTTGACCGTTTCTATAAAGCCCTACAAGGGAGACTGAGCAAATTTGAACTGGAATTGTCGGAGGAGAAAACCAAGATAGTTAAACTTACAGATGACGATGATGATAGTAATGGTACATTTGATTTCTTAGGATTTACTCATTATATGGGTAAATGTAAAGATGGGATAAAACGGCTCAAAAGAAAAACAAGTAAGAAACGGTTCAGACGAGGTATTAAACAATTCAAGGATTGGATAAGGAGCAGTAGAATTTTACCGGTTAAGGAATTTATGAGGCAATTGAATCGGAAACTTATAGGCACATATAATTACTACGCTGTATCAGACAATTGGAGAAGTATGCAAAGATTCTTTCGTAGAATAAGAAAGCTCGTCTATAAATGGTTAAATAGGAGAAGTCAAAAGAAAAGTTTTGGTTGGGATAAGTTTAAACTTTTTCTTAATAAGTATCAGATAGTAAAACCTAAAATCAAAGTAAATCTCTATTAG
- the ltrA gene encoding group II intron reverse transcriptase/maturase, with protein MYIEKDNGKKRPLGIPTYEDKLVQKSLTKILNAIYEEDFLECSFGFRPNRSCHDALRSLGRIINKPRVQYVVDTDIKGFFDNVNHKWMMKFLDNRIQDPNLQRLVVRFLRAGIMEEGERCKTTQGTPQGGVCSPILANLYLHHVIDLWFDRIVRKYLEGEAYMVRYADDIIFCFETKEDVDRFYKALQGRLSKFELELSEEKTKIVKLTDDDGDSNGTFDFLGFTHYMGKCKDGIKRLKRKTSKKRFRRGIKQFKDWIRSSRILPVKEFMRQLNRKLIGTYNYYAVSDNWRSMQRFFRRIRKLVYKWLNRRSQKKSFGWDKFKLFLNKYQIVKPKIKVNLY; from the coding sequence ATATATATTGAAAAGGATAATGGTAAGAAAAGGCCTCTAGGGATTCCAACATATGAAGATAAGTTAGTACAGAAATCATTGACGAAAATACTTAATGCTATTTATGAAGAGGATTTTCTGGAATGTTCCTTTGGATTTCGTCCCAACCGTAGTTGTCATGACGCACTTAGGTCACTGGGGAGAATAATTAATAAACCCAGGGTGCAATATGTAGTAGATACAGATATTAAAGGATTTTTCGATAATGTGAATCATAAGTGGATGATGAAGTTTCTGGATAACCGTATCCAAGACCCAAATTTACAACGTCTGGTTGTTAGATTTCTCCGTGCTGGTATAATGGAAGAGGGCGAGAGATGTAAGACAACTCAGGGAACTCCGCAGGGCGGAGTCTGCTCTCCAATACTTGCAAATTTATATCTTCACCATGTTATAGATCTCTGGTTTGATCGTATAGTACGGAAGTATTTAGAAGGGGAGGCGTACATGGTGAGATATGCAGATGATATAATTTTCTGTTTTGAGACTAAAGAAGATGTTGACCGTTTCTACAAAGCCCTACAAGGGAGACTGAGCAAATTTGAGCTGGAATTGTCGGAGGAGAAAACCAAGATAGTTAAACTTACAGATGACGATGGTGATAGTAATGGTACATTTGATTTCCTGGGATTTACTCATTATATGGGTAAATGTAAGGATGGGATAAAACGGCTCAAAAGAAAGACAAGTAAGAAACGTTTCAGGCGGGGTATTAAACAATTTAAGGATTGGATAAGGAGCAGTAGAATTTTACCGGTTAAGGAATTTATGAGGCAATTGAATCGGAAACTTATAGGCACATATAATTACTACGCTGTATCAGACAATTGGAGAAGTATGCAAAGATTCTTTCGAAGAATAAGAAAACTCGTCTATAAATGGTTAAATAGGAGAAGTCAAAAGAAAAGTTTTGGTTGGGATAAGTTTAAACTTTTTCTTAATAAGTATCAGATAGTAAAACCTAAAATCAAAGTAAATCTCTATTAG
- the cysD gene encoding sulfate adenylyltransferase subunit CysD: protein MDHLDRLENKSIHIIREAYSEFNNLSMLWSIGKDSTVLLWLARKAFFGHVPLPLVHIDTDYKIPEMIEHRDRLAKEWELDMIYGQNEAALENKETFPDGNTTRIECCKNLKSEALKKTLNGTWPRYRMNHNTGKYEVEENPEPYTGVIVGVRADEEGTRSKERYFSPRDTNNDWDLGDQPPEFWDQYKTDFAPGTHVRVHPLLDWKEVDIWRYIERENIPMVSLYYDQGDGTRYRSLGCNPCTDPVESTASTPQEIVKELESGKFSNIAERAGRKQDEEDGGGLEELRKEGYM, encoded by the coding sequence ATGGATCATTTGGATCGGTTGGAGAATAAAAGTATTCACATTATAAGAGAGGCTTATAGTGAGTTTAATAATTTATCGATGTTATGGTCGATTGGGAAGGACAGCACTGTATTATTATGGCTGGCAAGGAAGGCTTTCTTTGGACATGTGCCACTTCCTTTAGTACATATAGATACTGATTATAAGATTCCAGAGATGATTGAACATCGAGATAGATTGGCTAAAGAGTGGGAGTTGGATATGATCTACGGACAGAATGAAGCGGCATTAGAGAATAAGGAGACTTTTCCTGACGGCAATACTACGCGGATAGAGTGCTGTAAGAATTTGAAGTCGGAAGCATTGAAGAAGACATTAAATGGTACCTGGCCGCGGTATAGAATGAATCATAATACCGGTAAGTATGAAGTAGAAGAGAATCCTGAACCGTATACTGGAGTAATTGTCGGTGTCAGAGCTGATGAGGAAGGTACCCGTTCTAAGGAGAGATACTTCTCACCGCGGGATACGAATAATGATTGGGATCTCGGTGATCAGCCGCCGGAGTTTTGGGATCAGTATAAGACGGACTTTGCGCCGGGGACTCATGTGCGGGTTCATCCTTTGCTGGACTGGAAAGAGGTAGATATCTGGCGTTATATTGAGCGGGAGAATATTCCGATGGTTTCATTGTATTATGATCAGGGAGACGGTACTAGATACCGCTCATTAGGTTGTAATCCTTGTACTGATCCGGTGGAGTCGACGGCCAGTACACCGCAGGAGATAGTTAAGGAATTAGAGAGTGGGAAGTTTTCTAATATTGCTGAACGTGCTGGGAGGAAACAAGACGAGGAAGATGGTGGAGGACTCGAGGAACTTCGTAAGGAAGGTTATATGTAA
- a CDS encoding exopolysaccharide biosynthesis polyprenyl glycosylphosphotransferase, translating to MARSESEVINSKNNEIIVERKEVESLGYLIYLATKRLLDIVASIIGIILSFPIIIITAIAIKLESPGPIIFKQDRLGLNGEEFTIYKFRSMVENAESKTGPVWAKKNDSRVTKVGRFIRKTRIDELPQFVNILRGDMSLVGPRPERAVFVQKFSEDYPNFIDRLKVKPGVTGLAQVTGGYELSPHQKSRLDLLYIEKQGLLLDIMILLKTVLVVIFGDGAR from the coding sequence GTGGCTAGGTCTGAGTCTGAAGTTATTAATTCTAAGAATAATGAGATAATTGTTGAACGTAAAGAGGTTGAAAGTTTAGGGTATCTGATTTATTTAGCCACAAAAAGATTACTTGATATAGTAGCTTCTATAATTGGTATTATACTCTCCTTCCCAATAATAATTATAACAGCTATCGCTATTAAGTTAGAAAGTCCTGGTCCGATTATATTTAAACAGGATAGATTGGGCTTGAATGGTGAAGAGTTTACAATTTATAAGTTTAGGTCGATGGTAGAGAATGCTGAATCTAAAACAGGACCGGTATGGGCTAAAAAGAATGATTCACGAGTAACTAAAGTAGGTAGATTCATTCGCAAGACTCGAATAGATGAATTACCCCAGTTTGTGAATATCTTAAGAGGAGATATGTCGTTAGTAGGTCCCAGGCCTGAACGAGCTGTTTTTGTACAGAAGTTTAGTGAAGATTATCCTAATTTCATAGATAGATTAAAGGTTAAACCAGGGGTAACAGGATTGGCACAAGTAACTGGAGGTTATGAATTAAGCCCACATCAGAAGTCGAGATTGGACTTGTTGTATATAGAAAAACAGGGACTATTATTGGATATTATGATATTATTAAAAACAGTATTAGTAGTTATTTTTGGAGATGGAGCGAGATAA